Part of the Scylla paramamosain isolate STU-SP2022 chromosome 15, ASM3559412v1, whole genome shotgun sequence genome, AGTTAACAGATGTACCTTCATGTGGTAGTGACGCGACAACACCTTCTTACATACTGGGCACTTGGTTCTTAGTTGATGTACCTGTAAAGATTGGAGTGCATAGAGGTTACTTAAGTtgggagctgagagagagagagagaatcctaggAGTACTTTTGGTAGTAATAATCAATTAAAATAAACGAAGAACATAAGCTATTTCAGCCATGCAATTAGTCTTCCTGGAGGTATGCTAGGGTCATGTATAAAAGGGTCACATCTTGTGAAAAATTTGTGTATAAAGAACTTGGAAATGAGAATGGAATTACTGGATGTAAGATTTCTAAGGAACTTGCAAGGATGGAATGAAATGTGAGGAGGGgctaaagagaaagaaactgtGTTGGAGAACATATGGCTAATCATGTATAGTAGGAAGTGTTGCAATGGTTTGGGCATGTAGACATGATGCTAGAGTGTTTGGTGAAGAAATGAGcatatgtatttttattatggCCTTGTTATAGACATTTATAAGGAACAGGTCAATGGTACTGACTAGTAATCATTATTCTGTATCTTCAATCCTAAAATCAGACAAGACATGTATATTCTTAATTTTGTGGAAGATATAAACTAGGTGTGCAACTACAAATTAATTAtatggtatgaaaaaaaaaaaatgctagcaTGGAACAattgtaaatggaaaaaaaaatgtatatacctAGATATAATGAGTCAGTGACATGCATACTGACTTCTTTGAAACAGAGCTGCTCATCCCAAGTCTAACATAATGTGTTGATGTTCAAAGCATCCTTTCAATTGGTTTCTTCCCATTCAACAAAAAAGTAATAGGAATGTGCACACCATTATCTTTTAATAAACAGAGAgcaagtgataaatgtttaatgACTGATACAGTAGTGAAAACCAGTTCTCAGATTCTTAATCCTTAAATAATCTCAATCAGttggaaaaattaaaatgatttTTTAAGACTTTCACAGAtacttattaattttattctgaATTTAATAAACTGCTCCATCCTATGCCTAGATAAGTGAGACTGAtttcataaataaatatctacttATTTGTGTCACCACTCACCTGGTAGTGGGCAACAAGGGATCCTTGATGTTTGAAGACTTTCCCACACACCTTACACACAGGAAATCCTCCATCACTGTAGTTTAAGTTAAGGCTGAGAGGTGCTGGGCTTTCTCCCATCCCCCAGTCACCTGTAGGAACACAGGGATTGTTCTAATTAACCAAAATCCTATGATTAATCCAACTAATGCACTTACGATCAAACACACTAGTATTCTTTGGCATCTTTGAAGCAAAGCTAAGCCTCTATGAAGGACCAATCCTCACCAGTCACATAATTTCTGAAGCTATGTTGCATTTAACCTTGAATTCTTCAGGGTACCTATAAACATCAATTTTGAAAAATAATGCTTATTTGGGAAAATGCAATCCATactggagacagagagagagagagagagagagagagagagagagagagagagagagagagagagagagagagagagagagagagagagagagagactctagATAGAATGGATCTGAATGACACATAACAAATATATGGTAATCTCTTCAAAGtaacagaacacctgacttctgatctctctaaaatttctgattggggcagagcaaacttggtatgttcaatgcctcaaaaattcaattcctccacatatatatatatatatatatatatatatatatatatatatatatatatatatatatatatatatatatatatatatatatatacacacaccatGTATTCTTCCACTCTGTAAATCAACAATGCTTTTTATACCAATAATACCCACCAAACCACCAAACAAAAACTTGTATCTCAGAAGGCTACTTACCATCTTTGCCTGTATCCACGCCACTTATTCCTGTCCCTTCTGAAGTTCCAAACTCAGTATCTGACTCAGCATCAGTTGGCGTAGAGGTACggtcttcttccattttcaccAATCCACCTGGTCGCTCTCCAACACTGGCCCCTGGGATTGGATAAGTTGTTGCTGACTAACAGATGTTTGTCTTTATTCTTCAGCTTCAAGAATTCATTTTAACAATTGATAAGCACACCTTTGattgaaaaattaaaaggtTTTCACAAGTATTCAACTATTTGGGAAGCAGTGGCAAAGTGGTTAGAACATGTTCTTTGGTAAAAATTTCAACTGGAAACAATCCCTATTTCTTGCTAAAACCATttttaagagggagagaggtgtaaagggagaggaagggatgccCACAGCTTGAAGAAAATTGATGTAACATAAACCAGTAAAAGTCAAGTTATCTTTGTAATTTTCTTCTCCCACAATGCAAGCAGTTGGCCACTCCTGAACATGTTAGGACAGAGAAGGTAGTACTGCcaaatgattgattgatttaataaCTTGCATCACTATTTCTTTTGTCTTCACATGCTCAGCTGTGGCAATCAATTTGCTGTATGGGTGATATGGAAGGCCAATTGATATGATACCATAATGTATGCCATATTTGTGTACCAAGATGTCAAATGTTGTATCATGGGATGAAATTTTTTTACTTCACTTACCTTTGGGGCTTGTGGTCACTCCTGAGGGTGTGGACGCAGAGAGAGCAGTGGTACCAGGagcagcagtggcagtggcagGGTCACTCCTGCTGGGATCTGAGGTGGTTGCTGAAGTTTTGGGAGACCCCTGAGCTGGTGTTGTGGGGGCCATGGCAGCTTTAGAAGGGAGATCATCGAGCTTGGACACTGGGGTAGGGTTCTCAGGCCTACAAATCATGGTGGGATTAAGATATCACTGTGCTATGGTTAGACTGTTAATCCATACATAAAATGGTGTTCTAAATATCATATAATGAGAAAATTGAACAcaaatactagggaagaatacagaaaggcaaggaattaatatggtataataagagaagaataaaattttgaaagtgacatagtaagaaaatgcaaggaagagcccaaactcttctacagatacataatggaaaaatgaaacagggatgacataaacaagttaaaaagagaaggaagaatttatggaactactgaggagatgagtgaactaatgaatgagttttcaatctgtttacaaaggaaaccaattTTGTGGCAccgaaagtggtatcacagaatgagggaatacattCCACAGTATTTTACATCAGGTACATGTTTGTCATCATCACAaatattttattacattttgGCGTGTTGGCATGTTTGGAGCTCCCTTCTTGTGGAGCTCGTTCTAGTAAGAAATCCAGGTAAGCAGCGGTGGTGACGAGGGAATGAGGGTGGGACAGGAGGAGggtatgggtggtggtggtggtggtaactgtGGTGAGCGCACTCTGCACCGACTAGGGTTGTACTGTCTGCCATAATTATGGTAtttctgtccccctcttctacattgaacatccttggtctgtcctttacttataatctaaactgtaaacttcacatctcatctctaactaaagcagcttctataaagttaggcattctgaatcatctccaccagtttttctcaccccttcagttgctaactctgtacgggGGTCTTATccacccatgtatggagtatgtttcacgtgtgggggggttccactcatgctgctaTTTTAGACaaaatggaatcaaaagctttttgccttatcagttcctctcctctgactgactgtcttcagtgtctttctcattgctgaaatgttgcatctcttgctgtcttcatgctgactgctcttctgatcttgcctccagtcctccagcagcctcattgcacaagactttcttctttctctcatccctattctctccacctctccaatgcatGAGTtcatcagtattctcaatcattcatccctttctctagtaaactcagGGAGTTCCctgtcttcttttgtatttcctccttcctatgacttgaactctttcaagaggaaagtttcaagacacatcctctGTTATTTGaccattctatctgacatcttatgggaactggcaataagtgggctttttttgCCAGTGGCCTTTACGTCTTCCCACCAGTGCCAGCACCAATACCTGGTAGAGATAGGCTGTGATAATAGGCTAGTAACCTGCTTACTTTATGTTCTCATGCTTAAGTGATAAAGGTAATGTGGTTTATAGTTTTGTACCCGGTGTAAACCAGCACTGTTGCTAGCCCCTGAGTGGAGACTGTTGGATATATTGCACAGCTGATCGTCACAAAGTATGAGCAGTGAGGATCTGTCCTCTCTCTCAGAGGTCTAGAAGCTAAGGTGTGAGAGAATGGTCATGAATATAATTCTGAATATGAAAATATTCATGTAGAAAATTTTCaaggaagacaaacatacaaccaaaatgaataacaaagagTTGTGCTATGTCTTCACCTGTAATGGACTACAAAGGGCAATACCACAATCAGTGGATAACACCCTTCAGTTCAAGTGCCACTGATGTTAAATTAATGCATCTAGCACATCATTTTTAGCATCTTTTAAAGTATATAAAATATCACTTTCTGCAGAAATTCCTGTCAGCAATTAAAATGATGAAGGCTAACTATTTTAAGAAAACATACCAGTTAACAATATGTTATTAGAaaattttcatttcttctctacTTTTCAGTTGAGGAAACAATGGcccagtataaaaaaaattacagagtTCAACAGACCCTGGAGTTTTtattagaaagaaaagacaacttCCAAGAAAAATAGGATCACCTCGGAGGAAGAAGGGTATGGGTGGGTGGAGGTGGCCGACGAGGACGTTTGAGGGGAGGTGGCTGGTGCAGGTCTCCaacttctgctcctcctcccaggTAGTAGTGTTCTGGCAAACGTCCTCCCTCACCACAGAATAGCTGAAGACATGAAAGGCAAAACTCAGAAAATAAacatagaaaatgagaaagctGGGAAAAATTTTGTCTGCTAAAAGTACAGGAAAATCTTATTATTTTGTACACACAttttttcaaatgccacaaCCATAAAATAGGAGTTCATCTTAATTAGATACTTTTCCACAAGCAGCACTCATTATGAATTCTGTTGACatattatattaataatatgtATAGGTAAAAAATAACTTATCTGGAATACCTGGGAAGGATCAGTCATGTCACCACTAACATGCAATATGCTAATGTAAACAGCATCTAACACAGGGGTCAGTTTGCCTCTAAGATGTACTGTAATGCAAGGGATTAAAAATCCTAAAGCAGGGATGGACTGTGACAAGCTGCAAGGAAGTCCATAACGTGGACTTTGTCACCTCCTTTATATACTGGAACAATATTTGCTTTTTTCCAGTCccttgagactttttttttctttagtgagCTTTCTATAATGCTATGTATTTTATCTGCCAGCTCCTCACTACATTCTTTAATATCCAGTTTGTGATTCTGTCTGGTCTGTGTGACTTCCTCACAACCAActctcattaattttttttacttcatggATTGTGATCTCTATATTCCCCATACGAACCAGATCTCTATATTCCCCATAGGAGCCAATCTTTcttgctcctttccttcctcaccccaACCACTCTCCCTTGTAAAGACTGCTTGGAAGTGCCCTTTATAATCTCAGCCATTTCCAAATCATCCTCATATTCCATTCCATCTCTGCataatttccttatttcttgctTATTTTTCAATTTGCTATTCACATATCTATACAAGAGTTTTGGTTGAATTTTTTTACACTTGTCAATTTATGttctcataattatttttttcttcccagccTATTTCCACATACAGTAGAGTATGTGACAACTAACGTGATTCATTCCAATACGAGTATAGTGTTCATTATGGCAAATACGTCTTACGGCAACAGAAGAACCTGGTCCAGAGGACCAGaaagtaatataaaaaattcCACAATTTTTTAAAGGTGCAACAAAATAAGCACATTTGCACTATTgcatttgagataacacaacaaatatatacagtaccctcTCAAGTTTCATgcctagtcctaaattcttaccatccttAGTTTCACACTGTTTTGAGAAGTATAGGTCACATTTAGCTACTGTCAGTGTCATGTATATACATTCAGTAAATTCCTAAAAGTCAgagccgtctctctctctctctctctctctctctctctctctctctctctctctctctctctctctctctctctctctttctaagtaagaacaatcctaaggattgctaaaaTGGAATTACGTATATGAGTGAGAAGGTGAGAACAGATGAAGCGAAAAcgacataaaatgaatgagagagagagagagagagagagagagagagagagagagagagagagagagagagagagagagagagagagagagagagagagagagagagagagatggtatcaCACCTtagtcccttatctctgacagataatggagaagggaggtgacagggagggaggtttgaaacgagaggaaaggaaaagtgggaggaagggacaggtggtGGATAGGAGAGTAGTGGCTCACACAGCTAGTGAGTTAGTCTTGCgagtttttgtttgttattctgattaaatttttattcaAATTTCAGTGCTCGCACGAATGGCAAGTTTCtcttgccagttttggttcattattccaattaaatatttattaaaatttcagtgtgtTATTGCAGTTGTATGTTACATTGACCATGCGTTGTCACATACCCTACTGTATTAATTTCTTGCATTTGTACAATCcagccacctgtgtgtgtgtgtgtgtgtgtgtgtgtgggtgtgtgggtgtgtacaTATATAAGACAAATAAGAGGCCTTAAAGAAATGACAGTATATGTCACAATTGACCTtccttctaatctttctttttagGAATCACTGTAGCAGTGAATATTTTTATCAAGACATGAACTTACCCTTGGATCTGGAGGCTTGGCatgtatattgttgttgttattgttaacaGCTGCCAGACCTTTGATCTGCAGTGCTTCAGCAGTCCTGATGAAACCTGGCAGCTGGTCCTGCATCACATTGACCTGAAATTTCCACATTTAATAACTCCTCACTCATCTCAAGCCTTTTCTAGTATGGCAACCCATTACTATACACCTAGTACAGCATTTGATATATACAGCAGTTATTAACTTATCCAACCCTTTTTAAGTAGGGATGTGGCAACCTTATCCACCAATCCATAGCTTCAGTGGCCAATTATATGACAAACTTTCCTCAAATACAGTTGAGGGGATTAATATCAGCATCAGTAAGGATATAATCATAATGCTCTGCCACAGAAATCTCATCATAATCTGATGGTATGAATGGTAAAGGCCCAATATCCCATTCAACTAAGATAATCGCTACTGTTAGTGCACGGCCAGTTCTGAGGGTGTTATTTCATAACTGAATAATGACCAGAGAAAATGTGTTTGGAAGGACATAACATTATCTATGTCACTGTGGCTGACACAGCCAAGTTATCCTAATACCTTATGATAACCTGAGTTTATGACTAAAGAACTGGGCACGCACACTAATGCACATCAGCAGGGAATGCTTGGGGAGAGGTATTTGAGGCGTCCTGCCAGGCCAAAACTGAGATAACTGTGTATAGCACTCTACTGAGGTCTTAACTTTCAACTGGGAGTGGATGAGTGTCCCATCAATAAGGTTGAAAATCTATACAAGGAGAGAATAATTTTAATGTTTAGTCGATCATCATTGCAGGTGTAACACACTGCAGAACAATATTCTGTGTTCGAAGGGCTGCCCATCCAGGATGAGTAGTCATTATAATTTGGAAAATTTTCTTGGGGAAATTCTGTATAAGATAGGTGGCTCACTAGTGCAGGGAGGGCATTAGCCAATCAGAGCCCTTCCCTCTGATAATGTAATGCTCTCAGCCAATGGGAGGCCAGTTGTATTCACCTGCCATTAGATctttttgttttggtgtcttATTTGGGACAGAAAGGATGCTCCCAGCTTTTCTGCTGTATATTAGTGACTGGATGAAAGGCCCTTAAGCCACTGCCCAGtttcttcaccatttttccactttatgttattgttaatattgttgtgttttcatctttcattattcatgaattatcattattgtgtGCAGTATTCAAAGGAAAAATGCACTCAACTTCAGTAAACTTCCAAAACCATAACACAATTTgcaaaaaatatgcaaaaatttGTTAGTGAATATCATGATCTCAAACATTTTCGAGACGACCATGATTTTGATTGTCTACGGGTCATTTTGAGACTTGTTATggttgttggaagtttgccaaaCTTTGAGtgcatttttctcactttctttattttgggaTGCCTCATTTGTCCTGGCAGTAATAAATGACAACCTTTCAACAATACCAAAATCATATCTTAGGGACATGAATCATTACAAAATACTGGTAGGCATTAGTGGGGAAGAAATTATTGCATTTATGTAgtttgtggaagagagagagagagagagagagagagagattcatcagACCATCACAATGCCAAGGAATAGTGTGtggaataatgaaggaaataacCACACTGCAGATCACAATCACTCCCTTTACATTCTTTCTAATACTCTTAACACTTTTGTACAAAATATAGATCTAACGATGTTACTAGTCacgcaacaacaataactttaCTAATCTTCAAATATCTGATAGCATATCCTTACACCTGCAGATTTATGCATTCATGTCATGTTCTACACTGTCTCCTGCTCTAACTCTTGACACATTAattcctttttccattcttaCTACAAAAACCTTAGGCTCCCTATCCTCTTATACACTCACCAGTCCCTTATAATGTTTTGTACATATCTTTCCTACAGCATCTTTTCAATTAAGGTTTTGTAGAAAGTGCTTCCATacataaacacagacacaatgTTACCTTTTTGGAAAGAAGAAGTGCTGCTTTTAGTAGGTGATGTATGCAATATAGTACTATAAAAATGGTGTCAAatatatttagttttgtttttcaatactCCACTCAGTTTACAATGACTCTAACTATTACTATATCCAATTTGATGAACCAGGGAAAAGATTTCAGTACCTCATGTCTCTAGGATCTAAATGCTTTGTATGATGTATGTGAAATTAGAGCTCGTCTCACCTGTCCATTGTAAATAAAATCCATGATTGATTCCAGTTCCCAGAACCTTACATCACGCAGGAACACAATCGGATGGTCACTTGGATTTTCCTGCAAAGAAAAGAATCATTGAAGAACATAAATTTTCTCTACATTCATGCGTCTTCAAATATGTCTAAAATCAGTAAAATTCCATGCACCCTACATATAAATAGTTTTTATTCTTCTGGTTTCCCCCTGTTAAGGGTCAGCACAATGAAGAAGATCCACATGGTGATTTGGCAAAGGCTTTAAAATGGATGCCCTTTCTGATGCAACCCTCCTCATTCATGCAGGCTTTAGACTGCCACTGAACTGCACCACCTGGGAACTATTAGTGGGCAGGTATCTGAGAAAAATCTCAACTGCAGGCCATTAAACTTGAGATGTCCTGCATTACAATCAGATGTGCAACCATCTGGATCATAGTGTTTTCACTCTCACCTGATGTACAGATATTAAAGATCATTAACCCCTTCCCAGCGGAGGATctattataattataaaaacGTTTTGAAAATGGGCTTATTAGTCAACAAGTCTATATGTAGAAGTTTGCTCCCATATGACTACACTAGGTTGTAGCATATATAAATGCTTCCCATCTACTTGCAAAACagttcacattattattatctggcATATCAAGCTGGCTCAAACACCTAGAAAACAGAGAATGCCTCTTGGTGACAGTCAGCCTCTGTCCTTTGGCTGTGGTTGATGTGCTTAGTACCACAGCCAATACTTTTgtgatttttgcattttttaaattttctcctCCTATTAGTCTATCAAATTAAGGCAAAAGAGACCTCTTAAGTTGGAAGATATAGATGCTCTGATAGTGAAGGATACAGATGATTTTCTGGATGACTTCGATGATTCTGACTTGTTTACTGTGAATTCTGGTACCTATACAAAATTAGAGCCTGAAGTTGAACCAGATGGCCAATCTGAAGCTGAAGAAGAGGCAAAAGCTTATGATGATACCCAACATAAGAGGCAAAGTCAATCAGCTGTAAGCAAAGAGCCTTTCCCTTTACAGGAAACAGTTGTGTGAGACTTATCCTGGAAGATGACCAGTCACTTTTAGATACATTTTATGCAGTTCTACTAATGGATCACACTGTATCAGAGATCAATAAGTATGCAGCAAAAGTCTGCGATGAAAAGAGGATGGgcaaaatgaagagaaaaaccaGACTTGTCGTGGAAAGATactaataaagagaaaatgcaTGCATTCCTGAGACCAATCCTTAGACCACAGCAGATGAAGGGTACTTCATCTGCTCTGTACCTTCACTGTGTCTATACACCAATGGGTCCCACCAAGTGTGCCCAC contains:
- the LOC135107654 gene encoding protein tramtrack, beta isoform-like isoform X3, which codes for MVSLTNQARCYHSSGTMSEQCYCLRWNNYQSSVVGVLRSLLEEGQFVDVTLACDGRRLKAHKLMLSACSNFFRELLRENPSDHPIVFLRDVRFWELESIMDFIYNGQLFCGEGGRLPEHYYLGGGAEVGDLHQPPPLKRPRRPPPPTHTLLPPRPENPTPVSKLDDLPSKAAMAPTTPAQGSPKTSATTSDPSRSDPATATAAPGTTALSASTPSGVTTSPKGASVGERPGGLVKMEEDRTSTPTDAESDTEFGTSEGTGISGVDTGKDGDWGMGESPAPLSLNLNYSDGGFPVCKVCGKVFKHQGSLVAHYQVHQLRTKCPVCKKVLSRHYHMKVHLLTVHKVPDAEIEGLLRSQNIA
- the LOC135107654 gene encoding broad-complex core protein isoforms 1/2/3/4/5-like isoform X2, yielding MSEQCYCLRWNNYQSSVVGVLRSLLEEGQFVDVTLACDGRRLKAHKLMLSACSNFFRELLRENPSDHPIVFLRDVRFWELESIMDFIYNGQVNVMQDQLPGFIRTAEALQIKGLAAVNNNNNNIHAKPPDPRLFCGEGGRLPEHYYLGGGAEVGDLHQPPPLKRPRRPPPPTHTLLPPRPENPTPVSKLDDLPSKAAMAPTTPAQGSPKTSATTSDPSRSDPATATAAPGTTALSASTPSGVTTSPKGASVGERPGGLVKMEEDRTSTPTDAESDTEFGTSEGTGISGVDTGKDGDWGMGESPAPLSLNLNYSDGGFPVCKVCGKVFKHQGSLVAHYQVHQLRTKCPVCKKVLSRHYHMKVHLLTVHKVPDAEIEGLLRSQNIA
- the LOC135107654 gene encoding broad-complex core protein isoforms 1/2/3/4/5-like isoform X1, yielding MVSLTNQARCYHSSGTMSEQCYCLRWNNYQSSVVGVLRSLLEEGQFVDVTLACDGRRLKAHKLMLSACSNFFRELLRENPSDHPIVFLRDVRFWELESIMDFIYNGQVNVMQDQLPGFIRTAEALQIKGLAAVNNNNNNIHAKPPDPRLFCGEGGRLPEHYYLGGGAEVGDLHQPPPLKRPRRPPPPTHTLLPPRPENPTPVSKLDDLPSKAAMAPTTPAQGSPKTSATTSDPSRSDPATATAAPGTTALSASTPSGVTTSPKGASVGERPGGLVKMEEDRTSTPTDAESDTEFGTSEGTGISGVDTGKDGDWGMGESPAPLSLNLNYSDGGFPVCKVCGKVFKHQGSLVAHYQVHQLRTKCPVCKKVLSRHYHMKVHLLTVHKVPDAEIEGLLRSQNIA